One genomic region from Flagellimonas oceani encodes:
- a CDS encoding O-antigen ligase family protein: protein MIKKLFRWMVPFLLATLPLTPIFFGEKYYPPFLIALVFFSFTRYGTIKIIKKRKRLLVPYVFAVLVYLMYTIFSPEIISSLKILERQSSLLIIPLVVIGFEWKKNDIKIFFITFLAALLAIAFYSFIEFLLFMQNNADWIEYMGKQNSSKALYLQYKFPHIIKVHPTYWSYLILGAIVMILADLNFKDGRNLKSHLLLWLFFSLNLFLLSARTSILIYVFINCYYLFLLIKKYRRQKWIIYSVLIVLSLGLATMSKLPLFKVKYDAIKNDERSTYWPLAIETIRDNYFLLGEGLGQSNKVVRNYILENGDERINYHAYDLHNQYLRHYVDMGILGFVSLLFLLIGHMLPIKNPLDPVNFISFSFLILFGLALMTESYLIRLKGVVFFSVFSSMISVLNGFLSKQLKFN from the coding sequence ATGATAAAAAAACTTTTTAGATGGATGGTTCCTTTTTTATTGGCAACACTGCCGCTAACACCTATTTTTTTTGGCGAAAAGTATTACCCCCCTTTTCTCATTGCACTGGTATTTTTTTCTTTTACTAGATATGGAACAATAAAAATAATCAAGAAAAGAAAACGATTATTAGTACCATATGTCTTTGCCGTACTGGTTTATTTGATGTACACAATTTTTTCCCCTGAAATTATAAGCAGTCTAAAAATTCTGGAGAGACAGTCCTCTCTTTTAATCATTCCCTTAGTCGTAATAGGTTTTGAATGGAAAAAAAACGACATCAAAATCTTTTTCATTACTTTTTTGGCGGCATTGCTTGCGATTGCTTTTTACTCCTTTATAGAGTTTCTGCTATTTATGCAAAATAATGCTGACTGGATTGAATATATGGGAAAACAAAACAGCTCGAAGGCATTGTATCTTCAATATAAGTTTCCTCATATTATTAAAGTTCACCCAACCTACTGGAGCTATTTGATTTTAGGAGCTATTGTTATGATTTTGGCCGACCTTAATTTTAAAGATGGAAGAAACCTGAAAAGTCACCTTCTTTTGTGGTTGTTTTTTAGCTTAAATCTTTTCTTATTATCAGCAAGAACCTCAATATTAATCTATGTCTTTATAAACTGTTATTATCTTTTCTTGCTGATTAAAAAATACAGACGGCAAAAATGGATAATCTATTCTGTTTTGATAGTATTGTCTTTGGGTTTGGCAACTATGTCCAAACTTCCGTTATTTAAAGTAAAGTATGATGCAATCAAGAACGACGAACGAAGCACATATTGGCCCTTGGCAATTGAAACAATCAGAGACAACTATTTTTTGTTGGGAGAAGGTCTTGGGCAAAGCAATAAGGTGGTGCGTAATTACATATTAGAAAATGGAGACGAGCGAATCAATTATCATGCGTACGACCTACACAACCAATACCTAAGACATTATGTGGATATGGGTATTTTGGGTTTTGTAAGTTTACTCTTTCTTTTGATCGGACATATGTTGCCAATTAAAAACCCTCTTGATCCAGTGAATTTCATCTCATTTTCTTTTTTAATTCTTTTCGGTCTGGCTCTGATGACAGAGTCTTATCTTATAAGGTTAAAAGGAGTGGTTTTCTTTAGCGTTTTTAGCTCAATGATTTCAGTTTTGAATGGTTTTTTAAGCAAACAATTAAAGTTTAATTGA
- a CDS encoding NAD-dependent epimerase/dehydratase family protein, with translation MADSIEQPKVAVLFGGDGYIGRNLILRLAQNRLFDHLIVADINKSEASEVFYEKHNIQHIKCDVRHPINQIPIVDFDPVNSWIFNFAAIHREPGHDFREYFDTNVPGAKNVVEFAEKIGVKNIFFTSSIAPYGRSEDQRTENSSLYPETAYGISKALAEEIHQKWLATDKSKRLIIVRPSVIFGPNDPGNVYRMISSLKKGTFILPNGGNIVKAYGYVYGLIDSILFTIKKQERLILYNYAESALEPLNKMVKIAKEELEINKPVLKLPVPLLVLIAFCVQVMFRIIGKKTDIHPVRVKKAGFPTNIKSEYLQANGFEFRYDFRSALRHWKGVSPEDFQ, from the coding sequence ATGGCCGATAGTATAGAGCAACCTAAAGTTGCAGTTCTGTTTGGAGGAGACGGATATATTGGTAGGAACTTGATTTTGAGATTAGCCCAAAATCGCTTGTTTGACCATCTTATAGTTGCGGACATTAATAAATCAGAAGCTTCTGAGGTTTTTTATGAGAAGCACAATATTCAGCATATTAAATGTGATGTGCGACATCCGATAAATCAAATACCAATTGTTGATTTTGACCCAGTAAATAGTTGGATCTTTAACTTTGCAGCGATTCATAGGGAGCCAGGGCATGATTTCCGAGAATATTTTGACACAAATGTGCCTGGAGCAAAAAATGTGGTGGAATTTGCGGAGAAGATAGGGGTTAAGAATATATTTTTCACAAGTAGCATTGCCCCGTACGGGAGATCGGAAGACCAGCGTACTGAAAATTCAAGCTTGTACCCAGAGACTGCTTACGGCATTTCTAAGGCTCTTGCAGAAGAAATTCATCAGAAATGGTTGGCTACTGATAAATCAAAAAGATTAATAATTGTTAGGCCTAGTGTTATTTTTGGCCCCAATGACCCCGGTAATGTTTACCGGATGATAAGCTCATTAAAAAAAGGCACATTTATTTTACCGAATGGGGGAAATATAGTAAAGGCTTATGGTTATGTTTATGGTTTAATCGACAGTATTCTTTTTACAATTAAAAAGCAGGAACGTCTAATACTATATAACTACGCCGAAAGCGCTCTAGAGCCCTTAAACAAGATGGTTAAAATAGCGAAGGAGGAATTGGAAATTAATAAGCCGGTTTTAAAACTCCCAGTTCCTTTGTTGGTGTTAATAGCATTTTGTGTCCAGGTAATGTTTCGAATTATTGGAAAAAAAACAGACATACATCCGGTTAGGGTGAAAAAGGCAGGTTTTCCTACAAATATTAAATCTGAATATTTACAAGCAAATGGATTCGAATTTAGGTATGATTTTCGTTCGGCCCTTAGGCACTGGAAAGGCGTTTCACCCGAAGATTTTCAATAA
- a CDS encoding polysialyltransferase family glycosyltransferase, whose protein sequence is MESSMAKRFEAIAKIHEISVFHTELDNFLSQNKIVNLIRRLKSKQRLLEAVKELEAFVSNKKVEQVFFSTAEGYASHNVIKHMQSRRPDIEYIALQHGLFPLNYSQTREAFRSSLNGLCKKIFGVFPFGAGFGGLVLDKYYVYTEREKKYLIGTRGWKSSQVYVKLNFIKADIFLEYKKRDLKQDKANAIFLLQCLSRSGLCSPLQEAFYNKKIIETLSKKYNKLFVKEHPGCPNLLSQLQLPANVIVLDNIFDGFARCKTAYSFFSTALLDAKIFNLRTVGVKIDKLKIDSQIYTTFDSTLKFEDNFTA, encoded by the coding sequence ATGGAAAGCTCAATGGCAAAAAGATTTGAGGCCATTGCAAAAATCCATGAGATATCTGTTTTTCATACTGAATTGGATAATTTTTTAAGTCAAAACAAAATAGTAAACCTAATTCGAAGACTTAAGTCCAAGCAAAGATTACTTGAAGCAGTTAAGGAGCTTGAGGCATTTGTCAGTAACAAAAAAGTGGAACAAGTTTTTTTTTCTACCGCCGAAGGGTATGCCAGTCACAATGTTATCAAACATATGCAAAGTCGGCGACCCGACATTGAATATATTGCACTACAGCATGGATTGTTTCCGCTCAATTATTCTCAGACTAGAGAGGCTTTCCGAAGCTCGTTGAACGGATTGTGTAAGAAGATTTTTGGGGTTTTTCCCTTTGGCGCAGGATTTGGTGGCTTGGTCCTCGACAAGTATTATGTTTACACTGAAAGGGAAAAAAAATATTTGATAGGCACAAGAGGTTGGAAGAGTAGTCAAGTATATGTTAAGCTTAATTTTATAAAGGCAGACATTTTTTTGGAGTATAAAAAGAGAGACTTAAAACAGGATAAAGCAAATGCAATTTTTTTGCTTCAGTGTTTGAGTAGGTCAGGACTTTGCAGCCCTTTGCAAGAAGCTTTTTATAACAAGAAAATTATTGAAACACTTTCCAAAAAGTATAATAAGCTTTTTGTAAAGGAACATCCAGGCTGCCCAAATCTACTATCTCAGCTGCAACTGCCAGCCAATGTCATTGTACTCGACAATATTTTTGATGGCTTTGCCCGCTGCAAAACGGCTTACAGTTTTTTCTCAACAGCACTTTTGGACGCTAAGATTTTCAATTTGAGAACCGTTGGCGTTAAAATAGATAAACTTAAAATTGACTCACAGATTTATACAACATTTGACTCCACTTTAAAGTTTGAAGACAATTTCACTGCCTAA
- the neuC gene encoding UDP-N-acetylglucosamine 2-epimerase, translating to MKRVAVVTGTRAEYGLLRPLISAIREDKSLDLKLLVTGMHLIPEFGNTYREIESDGFTIDAKIEDGWDGDSAKSITKSVGRALKGFAEVFDQLKPDLLVLLGDRTEILAAATAATIANIPIAHLHGGETTEGAYDEFIRHAITKMSHFHFASTQLYKDRIIQMGEHPQRVFNVGAIGVDSIKRLKLMSKNQLEESLGTKLKDKSALITFHPVTTENLTAERQFNQLLMALDDLKGYTLIFTKANSDKGGAIINKMIEDYVDSNRSKALGFASLGQLRYLSSLQYVDFVIGNSSSGILEVPYFEKPTINIGDRQKGRIMSDSIINCIPVYSDIKIAIKKAQSKEFLSSIPHQDKIYGNGDTTSKIINILRNLDLSKIQKPFYDLNHKHEVN from the coding sequence ATGAAGAGGGTGGCAGTGGTGACAGGCACAAGAGCTGAGTATGGATTGTTGAGACCTCTGATTTCGGCGATCAGGGAAGACAAGTCACTTGACCTTAAACTACTAGTGACCGGAATGCACCTTATACCCGAATTTGGCAATACATATAGGGAAATAGAGTCTGATGGCTTTACCATTGATGCAAAAATTGAAGATGGTTGGGATGGAGATTCGGCAAAATCAATAACGAAATCGGTGGGTCGCGCCTTAAAGGGTTTTGCCGAAGTGTTTGATCAGCTAAAACCAGATTTGCTAGTGCTTTTGGGAGATAGAACTGAAATATTGGCGGCAGCCACAGCAGCTACAATCGCGAACATTCCAATTGCTCATCTACATGGAGGAGAAACCACAGAAGGAGCATATGATGAGTTTATACGGCATGCAATTACTAAAATGAGTCACTTTCATTTTGCTTCGACCCAACTTTACAAGGACAGAATTATTCAAATGGGAGAACATCCTCAAAGAGTATTCAATGTTGGTGCTATTGGGGTGGACAGCATAAAACGGTTAAAATTGATGTCTAAGAATCAATTGGAGGAGTCGCTGGGGACAAAGCTCAAAGATAAATCAGCCTTAATTACCTTTCATCCCGTGACTACCGAAAACCTAACGGCAGAAAGGCAATTCAACCAACTTTTGATGGCTTTGGACGACCTGAAGGGCTACACTTTGATTTTTACGAAAGCAAACTCTGATAAGGGGGGCGCTATAATCAATAAAATGATAGAAGATTATGTAGACTCTAATAGAAGCAAGGCCTTGGGTTTTGCATCATTGGGTCAACTCCGATACCTATCATCACTGCAATACGTGGATTTTGTTATAGGGAATTCTTCAAGTGGAATTTTGGAGGTGCCTTATTTTGAAAAACCAACCATAAATATTGGCGATAGACAAAAAGGAAGGATAATGTCGGATAGCATAATCAATTGTATTCCAGTATATTCCGATATTAAGATTGCCATAAAAAAAGCACAGTCAAAAGAGTTTTTAAGCAGCATCCCACATCAGGATAAGATATATGGAAACGGAGATACTACATCCAAGATTATAAATATATTACGAAACCTAGACCTTTCCAAAATTCAGAAACCCTTTTATGACCTTAACCATAAACACGAAGTCAATTGA
- a CDS encoding nucleotidyltransferase family protein produces the protein MRSYRNHLILSGSRIRQALIKLDELASDAILFVIDENNKLKGSLTDGDIRRGLIKGISIEDEVDSVIQPNPRYVVKGEQNIKEIIEYREKNFRIIPVLNGEGTIVNIINFRNIRSYLPVDAVIMAGGRGSRLRPLTDTVPKPLLKVGDKPIVEHNLDRLALYGIDDFWISVKYLGEQIKDYFGDGHKRNVKVKYVWEDRPMGTIGAVSKITDFEHEYVLLTNSDILTNLDYEDFFLDFLNKDADLSVVTIPYMVDIPYGVLETSNGHVINLREKPTYTYYSNGGIYLIKKSVLSYLPKNEFFNATDLMETLLKEKRRVISYPLSGYWLDIGKHEDFKKAQQDIKQIKF, from the coding sequence TTGAGAAGCTACAGAAATCACCTCATTTTATCAGGAAGTAGAATTAGGCAAGCCTTAATAAAATTGGATGAGCTTGCGAGTGATGCCATATTGTTTGTTATTGACGAAAATAATAAGCTAAAAGGATCATTGACCGATGGGGATATTAGAAGAGGATTGATTAAAGGCATATCCATAGAAGATGAAGTAGATTCTGTTATTCAGCCTAACCCTAGATATGTCGTAAAAGGAGAGCAGAACATAAAGGAAATAATAGAATATCGTGAAAAGAACTTTAGAATAATTCCGGTGCTTAATGGGGAAGGAACAATTGTAAATATTATCAACTTCCGGAATATTCGCTCGTATTTGCCTGTTGATGCCGTTATAATGGCAGGGGGAAGAGGTAGTCGCCTAAGGCCTTTGACAGATACTGTACCCAAACCATTGTTAAAGGTCGGAGATAAACCTATTGTGGAACATAACCTGGATAGACTTGCCTTATATGGAATTGATGATTTTTGGATTTCTGTAAAATATCTGGGTGAACAGATCAAGGATTACTTTGGCGATGGACATAAAAGAAATGTTAAAGTAAAGTATGTTTGGGAGGACAGACCAATGGGAACCATTGGCGCTGTTTCAAAGATCACTGATTTTGAACATGAATATGTATTGCTGACAAATTCTGATATTTTGACGAATCTGGATTATGAGGATTTTTTCCTAGATTTTTTGAATAAGGATGCCGATCTTTCGGTGGTTACAATTCCCTATATGGTTGATATACCTTATGGCGTATTGGAAACCAGTAACGGACATGTCATCAATCTTCGAGAAAAGCCAACTTACACTTACTATTCCAATGGTGGGATTTATTTGATAAAAAAATCAGTATTGTCTTATTTGCCAAAAAATGAATTTTTCAATGCAACAGATTTAATGGAAACCCTCTTAAAGGAAAAAAGAAGAGTTATTTCATATCCATTGTCAGGATATTGGTTGGATATAGGAAAACACGAGGATTTTAAAAAGGCTCAACAAGACATAAAACAGATAAAGTTCTAA
- a CDS encoding polysaccharide biosynthesis C-terminal domain-containing protein — MKNSLESLFTRGISIGSKFLLVGYLAKELSLNDYGSYQLIGYFVLISTTVFGLEFYNLTNRSVVKTVDKKRVYKGHLSFFASISPVLIVFQIVLFLLIFPGKLISATNIILVLIIGLCDYFSQEAYRYLMINGFFRKGNIQLILKSALFILLLLIYAQIFKKLTFSIVLWIMLISYLLLFLSAYNTFSKTLHAFKRDDFKRLKKKTLIINLKAVLPFVILVFFLKGIEFSDKFIIGKQLGLEETGVYSFVFQVASSIHIFIISGFYIIYLPQMIHYHLTDFKKFRKEIKNFGIITIISSILLTAVISVASPYIFSLIGKTEFIDHMDLLYLLLIGFVLNNISLIPHLYLYIIEEEKIIMKIMGVSFLLNLGLNFFVIPRFGIIGAGYAFILTYSLVLLLKSIIARNKWTKAKY; from the coding sequence TTGAAAAATAGTTTAGAGAGTCTATTCACAAGGGGTATTTCCATTGGTTCTAAGTTTCTTTTGGTCGGGTACTTGGCCAAAGAACTAAGCTTAAATGACTACGGAAGCTACCAATTGATAGGATATTTTGTCCTGATTTCAACAACAGTTTTCGGATTAGAGTTTTATAATCTCACGAATAGGTCTGTTGTGAAAACCGTAGACAAGAAAAGAGTCTATAAGGGGCACCTTTCATTCTTTGCTAGCATATCCCCAGTGCTTATTGTTTTTCAAATTGTCCTTTTTTTACTGATTTTTCCTGGCAAACTTATTTCCGCTACAAATATCATCTTAGTATTGATTATTGGGTTGTGCGATTATTTCTCTCAAGAAGCGTACAGATACTTAATGATAAACGGATTTTTTAGAAAAGGGAATATTCAACTGATACTTAAAAGTGCTCTCTTTATACTATTGCTTTTAATATATGCTCAAATATTCAAGAAACTTACATTTTCCATTGTTCTATGGATTATGTTAATATCATACCTACTATTATTTTTATCGGCATACAATACGTTTTCAAAAACTTTACATGCTTTTAAAAGGGATGACTTCAAAAGATTGAAGAAAAAGACGCTTATAATAAACCTTAAAGCTGTACTGCCCTTTGTCATCCTTGTTTTTTTTTTGAAGGGGATAGAATTTTCTGATAAATTCATAATAGGCAAGCAGCTTGGTCTTGAAGAAACTGGAGTTTATTCTTTTGTGTTTCAAGTAGCTTCTTCGATACACATATTTATCATTAGTGGTTTTTATATCATATATCTTCCGCAAATGATCCATTATCATTTAACTGACTTCAAGAAGTTCAGAAAAGAAATAAAGAATTTTGGTATTATAACGATAATTTCAAGCATTTTGCTAACTGCTGTTATCTCTGTGGCGAGTCCATATATTTTCTCTTTGATTGGAAAAACTGAATTCATTGACCATATGGACTTGCTTTATTTACTGCTCATTGGCTTTGTCTTAAATAATATTTCACTAATACCTCATTTATACCTGTACATTATTGAGGAGGAGAAGATTATTATGAAGATAATGGGTGTGTCCTTTTTATTAAATCTTGGGCTAAATTTTTTTGTAATTCCACGATTTGGTATTATTGGCGCAGGTTACGCCTTTATTCTTACGTATTCTTTAGTACTTTTGCTTAAAAGTATTATTGCCCGCAACAAATGGACGAAAGCCAAGTATTAG
- a CDS encoding O-antigen ligase family protein — translation MTNGKIIANYSSVLSLFILLVFIASTGVNVLFGSAGTFKDQLIFTIVHLQLVLAFMLGNYFATKLSKDFVYKSLIIVLLLLSIRLFLDDFDKVFNLSTVRGLRVESQFAGGANNFALLLGIGFIIAFFYLNKGSKRLITCLYLLLVIVLTMSRGALFGVVFTLFLVAVYDQKGKTLVSLLRISFGLSILGVFLFFMSDGVQVIVEKFSDRFLSFFTGEVTFEQASSGRPIIFKDIYENHLLKANTFEVLFGHGMGSIDFEVNGYPYESSHNIFIDILFRNGAFALIGFIVLICYLTLSFLNNRKNEDLVFFGIFVFLHFEIMVNPFVYAAQTGWIYGLFLALFIRRNRLRKT, via the coding sequence TTGACAAATGGTAAAATCATAGCTAATTATTCAAGCGTATTATCACTTTTTATTTTACTGGTATTTATCGCAAGTACAGGAGTTAATGTTCTATTTGGAAGTGCAGGAACATTTAAGGATCAATTGATTTTTACTATAGTCCATCTTCAGTTGGTGCTTGCATTTATGTTGGGAAATTACTTCGCCACTAAACTAAGCAAGGACTTTGTTTACAAGTCTTTAATAATTGTTCTGCTATTACTTTCGATACGATTGTTTTTAGATGATTTTGATAAAGTGTTTAATTTAAGTACGGTTAGAGGATTGCGAGTTGAAAGTCAATTTGCTGGAGGAGCAAATAATTTTGCACTACTTTTGGGTATTGGGTTTATCATTGCCTTCTTCTACCTAAACAAAGGATCTAAAAGGCTGATTACATGCTTGTATCTGCTTTTGGTGATTGTTTTGACCATGTCTAGAGGAGCACTGTTTGGTGTCGTGTTCACACTTTTTTTGGTTGCTGTTTATGACCAAAAAGGGAAAACCCTTGTTTCCTTGCTGAGAATTAGTTTTGGGCTTTCAATTTTAGGAGTGTTTCTTTTTTTTATGTCGGATGGCGTACAAGTAATAGTTGAAAAATTCAGCGATAGATTCTTGAGCTTTTTCACTGGAGAGGTAACTTTTGAACAGGCATCTTCCGGTAGGCCTATAATTTTCAAAGATATTTATGAAAACCATTTATTGAAAGCAAATACTTTTGAAGTACTATTCGGTCATGGCATGGGTAGTATTGACTTTGAAGTAAACGGATACCCCTACGAATCCTCACATAATATATTTATTGATATTCTGTTCAGAAATGGAGCATTTGCTCTCATAGGCTTTATAGTTTTGATTTGTTATTTAACCCTGTCCTTTTTAAATAATAGGAAGAACGAAGACTTGGTTTTTTTTGGAATATTTGTTTTTCTTCATTTTGAAATTATGGTAAATCCATTTGTTTATGCGGCACAAACAGGATGGATATATGGTTTGTTCCTTGCCTTATTTATTAGAAGAAACCGTTTAAGAAAAACATAG
- a CDS encoding acyltransferase family protein, whose protein sequence is MRIFTLDYLRGIAAIGIMLYHYSVWNYGLLGGETFLGKIGIYGVSIFYVLSGLTLFLVYHDQNSLSRLKSFFIKRAARIFPLLWVSIFLTIILLGKNYEIQKILLNITGFFGFVAHDQYIPTGAWSIGNELVFYSIFPIALFLTNKSRYGLEALFGLTVLITVYFSFYRLPDFEVLASAWKTYINPFNQVYLFVGGMLLAKYFKGKKLPYVAISCLILGLLIFVPVFKRGDLLGIISGAPRLIYSLGCFLVCGGALLLGTVRAGMLHRPLKVMGDASYSIYLLHPIVYWSLLKWFPSIEKGLLLFVICVLVSLIFSFLTYYAVERKFIDLGRKWSGSQIPLKKIFKYSAFIFGFGLIVLQSNKLNQQLDSKRAFERLLKNNPNPYIKLLRHRSIYADSIYNVYIANIKDETQLIFLAQDSLAEVQRDSKFFVHVYPIDSTLLKERIDHLAYDFKNNVKEFEISGKKYFVSSQALPNIKIKKLNLGQYGYSKDNSITWRVDHLLLGTEIARTLRENNEDIGIFEYVPETF, encoded by the coding sequence ATGAGAATCTTTACGTTAGACTATTTACGAGGCATAGCGGCCATTGGCATAATGCTTTATCATTACTCCGTTTGGAACTATGGTCTTTTAGGAGGTGAAACCTTTTTAGGTAAAATAGGTATATATGGTGTTTCGATTTTTTATGTTTTAAGTGGGTTAACCCTATTCTTGGTTTATCACGACCAAAATAGTCTTTCAAGGCTTAAATCTTTTTTCATAAAAAGGGCAGCCAGAATATTTCCATTGCTTTGGGTAAGCATTTTCTTGACCATCATCTTGCTGGGCAAAAACTATGAAATCCAAAAAATATTATTAAACATTACTGGTTTTTTTGGTTTTGTCGCACACGACCAATATATACCAACAGGAGCTTGGTCCATTGGGAATGAATTGGTTTTTTATTCTATTTTTCCAATTGCTTTGTTTTTAACGAACAAAAGTCGATATGGACTGGAGGCTTTATTCGGGTTGACTGTATTAATTACGGTCTACTTTTCGTTTTATAGGCTACCAGATTTTGAGGTTCTTGCATCCGCTTGGAAAACTTATATTAATCCTTTTAATCAAGTATATCTTTTTGTTGGAGGCATGTTGCTTGCCAAATACTTTAAGGGCAAAAAACTCCCTTATGTAGCAATCTCATGCCTGATCCTAGGCTTATTGATTTTTGTTCCGGTATTTAAAAGGGGTGATTTGTTGGGGATAATATCTGGAGCACCAAGACTAATTTACTCTTTAGGATGTTTTCTTGTTTGTGGCGGAGCATTATTGTTGGGCACCGTGAGAGCAGGTATGTTGCATAGACCTCTAAAGGTGATGGGAGATGCTTCATACTCCATTTACTTACTTCACCCAATCGTTTATTGGAGCTTATTAAAATGGTTTCCATCCATTGAAAAAGGCCTACTTTTGTTTGTAATATGTGTTTTAGTAAGTCTAATATTCAGTTTTTTAACCTATTATGCTGTCGAAAGAAAGTTTATAGACCTAGGTAGAAAGTGGTCTGGTTCACAGATACCATTGAAGAAAATCTTTAAGTATTCTGCCTTTATCTTTGGTTTTGGACTGATTGTGTTGCAAAGCAATAAGTTAAACCAACAATTGGATTCCAAACGAGCTTTTGAGCGGCTTTTGAAGAATAACCCAAACCCGTACATAAAATTATTAAGACATAGGAGTATTTATGCAGATTCGATATACAATGTTTACATTGCAAACATAAAGGATGAAACACAGTTAATATTTTTGGCACAAGACTCTTTAGCAGAAGTACAAAGGGACAGTAAATTTTTTGTTCATGTTTACCCTATTGATTCTACTTTACTTAAAGAACGCATAGATCATTTGGCATATGACTTTAAGAATAATGTAAAGGAATTTGAAATTTCTGGTAAAAAGTATTTTGTCTCAAGCCAAGCTTTGCCCAACATTAAAATTAAAAAACTTAATCTAGGTCAGTATGGGTATTCTAAAGACAATAGTATTACGTGGAGAGTCGATCACTTGCTATTAGGGACAGAAATAGCAAGAACACTTAGGGAGAACAATGAAGATATCGGGATATTTGAGTATGTGCCAGAGACATTCTAA
- a CDS encoding cytidylyltransferase domain-containing protein, with protein sequence MNSIVVIPARGGSKGLPGKNIKKLGGKPLIEYTICAAREVFNDEEIVVSTDDLEIKKIVEKTGLKVPFLRPKNLATDVASTQDVLLHIIDFYENQGYSFDVMVLLQPTSPFRTSRHIQEAIDLFYKNQGLDMVVSTKEAKSNPYFSLFEEDANGFLKKSKEGSFTRRQDCPKVWEFNGAIYVINVTALKRNKISEFKNIKKYPMDKKSSLDIDDEFDWLMAEKLVNE encoded by the coding sequence ATGAATTCAATTGTCGTCATTCCCGCAAGGGGCGGATCTAAAGGCCTTCCCGGTAAGAACATCAAAAAACTTGGAGGCAAGCCTCTGATTGAATATACCATATGTGCAGCTAGGGAAGTCTTTAATGATGAGGAAATTGTGGTTTCAACAGATGATTTGGAAATCAAAAAGATAGTCGAAAAAACAGGACTAAAAGTTCCTTTTTTGAGACCTAAAAATCTTGCTACGGATGTTGCTAGTACCCAAGATGTACTTCTCCATATCATTGACTTTTATGAGAATCAAGGATATAGTTTTGATGTTATGGTCTTACTTCAGCCAACTTCACCTTTCAGAACAAGTCGGCATATCCAAGAAGCCATAGATTTATTTTATAAAAACCAAGGCCTGGATATGGTTGTTTCGACAAAGGAGGCCAAATCGAACCCTTACTTTTCTCTTTTTGAGGAGGACGCAAATGGTTTTTTAAAGAAGTCCAAAGAAGGAAGTTTTACCAGAAGGCAAGATTGCCCCAAGGTCTGGGAATTTAATGGGGCCATCTATGTTATAAATGTGACTGCCCTAAAAAGGAATAAAATTTCTGAGTTCAAGAACATAAAAAAGTATCCTATGGACAAAAAAAGTTCTTTGGATATTGATGACGAATTTGATTGGTTAATGGCGGAGAAACTTGTAAACGAGTAA